From a single Solenopsis invicta isolate M01_SB chromosome 6, UNIL_Sinv_3.0, whole genome shotgun sequence genomic region:
- the LOC105196856 gene encoding THO complex subunit 1 isoform X3 — MAMFEALRKDYSDYLQQHFKLSDVSLFQKKCIERYANESDRKAAVDQALRDTLLVVLMENASGNVRSLETYITFCIELCRKDLATASMPVMLLGDIFDSMTLDRCEQLFTFVENNVNVWKEELFFTACKNNLLRMCNDLLRRLSRSQQTVFCGRILLFLAKFFPFSERSGLNIVSEFNLENHTEFGVEKAEEDDLEQITKDDDKLESKIPIDYNLYRKFWALQDFFRNPNQCYNKMHWKVFSAHASNVLSAFASFKLEEQRSYPTTCMKMDTSTEGSHKETHYFAKYLTNQKLLELQLSDSNFRRYVLLQFLILFQYLNSTVKFKAETHELKPDQVEWVKTTTEQVYTLLTETPPDGPMFAETVKNILKREEHWNAWKNEGCPPFKRPASEVGGDEPRKIRKPKRRIGDMIKDAQAIGKYHMGNPELTKLWNLCPNNLEACKSKDRDFLPSLETYFEDAIMELDPAAMVDDKYKKVNDGNFGWRALRLLARRSPHFFVHGNNPINKLPEYLEAMIKKIAKDRPQTQSDTKLETEETPPSESTDQEFNEDVLKQESEQVDAENADMKARKLNKVTPEMVAKLSESLKNDWKKLATKFGYTNDEIAFFQSKATPYEQCKTMLEIWAEEDEDASVENLAYILEGLKYTEALTILKS, encoded by the exons ATGGCGATGTTTGAAGCATTGAGGAAGGATTACAGT GATTATCTGCAGCAGCATTTCAAGCTGTCAGATGTCTCGTTGTTTCAAAAAAAGTGCATTGAACGTTATGCAAATGAGAGCGACAGAAAAGCAGCAGTTGATCAGGCACTTCGAGATACTCTGCTGGTTGTACTGATGGAAAATGCATCGGGTAATGTGCGTTCTCTTGAAACCTACATCACCTTCTGTATAGAGCTATGCAGGAAGGATCTCGCAACGGCGAGCATGCCAGTGATGCTACTAGGTGATATCTTCGACTCAATGACACTGGATAGATGCGAACAGTTATTTACTTTTGTGGAAAACAATGTCAATGTGTGGAAAGAAGAGCTGTTTTTTACtgcttgtaaaaataatttgttgagaATGTGCAACGACCTGCTAAGGAGATTATCACGTTCGCAGCAAACTGTATTTTGTGGTAGAATTCTGCTGTTCCTTGCAAAGTTCTTTCCCTTCTCCGAGAGGTCTGGTTTGAATATTGTCAGTGAATTTAATCTGGAAAATCACACGGAATTTGGCGTTGAAAAAGCAGAGGAGGATGATTTAGAGCAGATAACTAAAGATGATGATAAATTGGAAAGCAAGATACcaattgattataatttatatagaaagttCTGGGCTCTGCAAGATTTTTTCAGAAATCCAAATCAgtgttataataaaatgcacTGGAAGGTTTTTTCAGCT caTGCATCTAATGTGCTGTCAGCGTTTGCTTCTTTTAAATTGGAAGAGCAACGTAGTTATCCTACGACATGCATGAAGATGGATACTTCCACAGAAGGTTCCCACAAGGAAACGCactattttgcaaaatatttgaccaatcaaaaattattagagtTGCAGCTATCAGACTCCAATTTCAGACGATATGTATTGCTGCAATTTCTCATTCTTTTCCAGTATCTGAATAGCACTGTAAAATTCAAGGC TGAGACACACGAGCTCAAGCCAGACCAAGTTGAGTGGGTGAAGACTACTACCGAACAAGTTTATACTCTACTGACTGAAACACCACCTGATGGTCCAATGTTCGCGGAGACAGTGAAAAACATCCTGAAACGCGAGGAGCATTGGAATGCATGGAAAAACGAGGGTTGCCCGCCATTTAAACGACCGGCATCAGAGGTTGGTGGTGACGAGCCGCGAAAAATAAGGAAGCCAAAACGACGTATTGGTGACATGATTAAAGATGCGCAAGCGATTGGCAAATATCACATGGGAAA tccAGAACTAACTAAATTATGGAACCTATGTCCAAACAATCTGGAGGCATGCAAATCTAAAGATAGAGATTTTCTCCCATCTTTAGAAACATATTTTGAAGACGCTATAATGGAATTGGATCCTGCTGCAATGGTCGATGATAAGTACAA gAAGGTTAACGATGGTAACTTTGGTTGGAGGGCGCTAAGGTTGTTAGCAAGGCGAAGCCCACACTTTTTTGTTCACGGCAATAATCCTATAAATAAATTGCCTGAATATCTCGAggcaatgataaaaaaaattgccaaGGATCGTCCA CAGACACAGTCTGATACAAAATTGGAAACCGAAGAGACACCACCATCTGAATCTACCGATCAAGAATTTAACGAGGACGTTTTGAAGCAGGAAAGTGAGCAGGTAGATGCCGAAAACGCTGACATGAAAGCTAGAAAGTTGAATAAAGTTACACCAGAAATGGTGGCAAAATTATCGGAGAGTTTGAAAAATGATTGGAAAAAATTAGCGACGAAATTTGGTTATACAAATGATGAG ATTGCGTTTTTCCAAAGCAAAGCAACTCCATATGAGCAATGTAAGACTATGCTTGAAATATGGGCGGAAGAGGACGAGGATGCATCTGTCGAGAATTTAGCTTATATTTTAGAAGGTTTAAAGTACACAGAGGCATTAACGATactaaaatcttaa
- the LOC105196855 gene encoding collagen alpha-2(IX) chain isoform X7, with translation MAMVISPRSKIVTLSLLIGIITLVALIITGVIGIWSGKSEKTNGTGTGKMVSSKLQQITGYAAMQHISRDVDEDKSEESNPPPFITPPPPNPDYKGPKGEKGDKGDKGESVRGPPGPPGPPGRDEDWLMKIPQGPPGQKGDPGTCTCNATALMSSFTMPKMIQGPKGEPGVPGQEGKQGLMGLTGAAGPPGERGLHGPSGSKGDKGDIGIAGPEGPQGQKGEPGRDGIPGEKGAQGPPGPPGKGEFSGYDPSWKPRNIYRPEGITMRPGLPGQKGEPGISGNPGPKGESGIPGSKGIKGEPGYKGVKGDHGKDGPRGIQGFKGEPGAPGAPGLPGAPGENGRPAEKGDKGDTGPEGKLGPPGPPGPPGMGGSGSINVGDLGFGTKGDKGDGGARGYKGDKGTKGEKGDRGDSGPAGIPGINGIQGPQGDKGEPGKDGVSGLPGTPGTKGERGERGPPGATTVANSGDYITIKGEKGAEGKRGRRGRPGPPGPVGPPGKPGTTGEIGLPGWMNTMKGRPGTPGIPGSIGPMGPKGDKGEPGAPSPYGVSVGIKGDKGDDGFPGIPGQPGREGQRGPPGPPGPPGAPSQGKYMPVPGPPGPPGPPGPPGLSLIGQKGEPGIGRSHVFGERDYYPPRQGARSSLDELKALRELKQLKELKEQLGVVTATRGPLESTTKIVPGAVTFQNTEAMTKMSSVSPVGTLAYIIDEQALLVRVNNGWQYIALGSLLPITTPAPPTTSPPPANPPFEASNLINQIPVKADGTGWYPRMLRMAALNEPFTGDMHGIRGADYACYRQAKRAGLRGTFRAFLSSRVQNVDSIVRLGDRDLPIVNIKGDVLFNSWKEMFNGNGAYFSQNPRIYSFNGKNIFTDFAWPDKVAWHGSHKLGDRAMDTYCDAWHSSSSDRYGLGSPLTGGRLLDQVRYSCDNKFALLCIEVTSELVRRRRNADNRPDDDIEMSENDYMEYLEELMQY, from the exons ATCAGTCGAGATGTGGACGAAGACAAAAGCGAGGAGAGTAACCCGCCACCATTCATCACGCCCCCGCCTCCGAATCCAGATT ATAAAGGTCCGAAAGGGGAGAAGGGTGACAAAGGGGATAAGGGCGAGAGCGTCAGAGGTCCCCCAGGTCCTCCTGGCCCTCCTGGTCGCGACGAA GATTGGCTAATGAAGATACCACAGGGACCACCTGGTCAGAAGGGAGACCCCGGCACTTGCACCTGCAACGCCACGGCCTTAATGTCTTCCTTTACGATGCCAAAGATGATACAAGGGCCGAAGGGTGAGCCAGGAGTACCCGGACAGGAAGGCAAGCAGGGCCTAATGGGCCTCACG GGTGCGGCAGGACCGCCAGGGGAAAGAGGACTGCATGGTCCGTCCGGGAGTAAAGGTGACAAGGGTGATATTGGAATAGCAGGGCCAGAAGGTCCTCAAGGTCAGAAAGGCGAACCAGGTCGGGATGGAATACCCGGTGAAAAAGGTGCGCAAGGTCCGCCGGGGCCGCCCGGAAAAGGAGAATTTTCTGGCTATGAC CCCAGTTGGAAACCTCGAAATATTTACAGA CCGGAAGGTATCACAATGAGACCAGGACTTCCAGGACAAAAGGGTGAGCCAGGCATTTCAGGGAATCCTGGTCCTAAAGGCGAGTCTGGAATACCCGGATCTAAAGGTATCAAAGGGGAACCTGGCTACAAAGGTGTCAAGGGTGATCATGGGAAAGATGGTCCTAGAGGAATTCAGGGCTTTAAGGGTGAACCTGGCGCACCCGGTGCACCAGGGTTGCCTGGCGCACCAGGTGAAAACGGGCGACCGGCCGAAAAAGGCGACAAGGGCGATACGGGACCTGAAGGAAAACTGGGTCCTCCAGGGCCACCCGGTCCACCCGGTATGGGAGGTTCCGGTAGCATAAACGTGGGAGATCTAG GCTTTGGCACAAAAGGTGATAAAGGCGATGGTGGGGCGCGCGGATACAAGGGCGATAAAGGCACGAAAGGCGAAAAGGGCGATAGGGGTGACTCCGGACCAGCTGGTATTCCCGGAATAAACGGTATTCAAGGACCTCAAGGAGATAAAGGCGAACCGGGTAAAGACGGAGTATCAGGATTACCCGGTACACCTGGCACTAAAGGCGAGAGAGGTGAGAGAGGTCCTCCTGGAGCCACTACCGTCGCCAATTCCGGAGACTATATCACCATCAAAGGTGAGAAAGGCGCCGAAGGAAAACGGGGTAGAAGAGGACGACCTGGACCGCCTGGTCCTGTGGGTCCTCCCGGGAAACCAGGAACTACGGGAGAGATCGGTCTACCAGGATGGATG AACACGATGAAG GGTCGTCCTGGGACTCCTGGAATTCCGGGAAGTATCGGTCCAATGGGACCCAAGGGAGACAAGGGAGAGCCTGGCGCACCGAGTCCTTACGGTGTTTCTGTCGGT ATCAAAGGCGACAAGGGAGACGATGGTTTTCCTGGAATTCCTGGGCAGCCGGGAAGAGAAGGTCAAAGAGGACCTCCAGGACCTCCCGGACCACCTGGAGCACCGTCTCAAGGAAAATATATGCCAGTTCCAGGACCTCCGGGTCCTCCCGGACCGCCTGGTCCGCCTGGCTTGTCTTTAATCGGACAGAAAGGAGAACCCGGGATCGGTAGAAGCCATGTTTTCGGGGAAAGAGATTACTATCCCCCCAGGCAag GAGCCAGAAGTAGTCTGGACGAATTGAAAGCTCTACGTGAACTCAAGCAACTGAAAGAACTGAAAGAGCAATTAG gtGTTGTTACTGCTACAAGGGGACCTTTAGAAAGTACAACGAAAATTGTGCCAGGAGCTGTTACGTTCCAAAATACAGAAGCCATGACAAAA ATGTCTAGCGTTAGTCCAGTCGGGACTCTGGCTTATATCATAGACGAACAAGCTTTACTAGTCAGAGTTAACAATGGATGGCAATACATTGCT CTCGGATCACTTTTGCCTATCACTACGCCAGCACCACCAACAACGTCTCCACCGCCAGCAAATCCTCCTTTCGAAGCATCCAATTTAATTAATCAGATACCCGTGAAAGCCGACGGAACAGGA TGGTATCCGCGAATG TTGAGGATGGCTGCATTGAACGAGCCGTTCACCGGAGATATGCATGGTATACGAGGAGCAGACTACGCTTGCTATCGACAAGCAAAGCGAGCAGGCTTGAGAGGTACCTTCCGCGCTTTCCTTAGCTCTCGAGTTCAAAATGTTGATAGCATTGTCAGATTAGGAGATCGAGATCTTCCTATAGTTAACATAAAG GGCGACGTGCTATTCAACTCTTGGAAAGAAATGTTTAATGGAAATGGAGCGTACTTCTCTCAAAATCCCAGAATCTACAGCTTCAATGGAAAGAACATTTTTACTGACTTCGCGTG GCCTGATAAAGTCGCGTGGCACGGTTCTCATAAACTTGGCGATCGAGCAATGGACACTTACTGCGATGCCTGGCACTCGAGCAGCTCGGATCGTTATGGATTAGGCTCGCCGTTGACCGGCGGCCGATTGTTAGACCAAGTACGATATTCGTGCGACAATAAATTTGCGCTGCTCTGCATCGAGGTGACGAGCGAGCTGGTGAGGAGACGACGGAACGCCGACAATCGGCCAGACGACGACATCGAGATGTCGGAGAACGACTATATGGAGTACTTGGAGGAACTCATGCAATACTGA
- the LOC105196856 gene encoding THO complex subunit 1 isoform X1 translates to MAMFEALRKDYSDYLQQHFKLSDVSLFQKKCIERYANESDRKAAVDQALRDTLLVVLMENASGNVRSLETYITFCIELCRKDLATASMPVMLLGDIFDSMTLDRCEQLFTFVENNVNVWKEELFFTACKNNLLRMCNDLLRRLSRSQQTVFCGRILLFLAKFFPFSERSGLNIVSEFNLENHTEFGVEKAEEDDLEQITKDDDKLESKIPIDYNLYRKFWALQDFFRNPNQCYNKMHWKVFSAHASNVLSAFASFKLEEQRSYPTTCMKMDTSTEGSHKETHYFAKYLTNQKLLELQLSDSNFRRYVLLQFLILFQYLNSTVKFKAFLASGYETSETHELKPDQVEWVKTTTEQVYTLLTETPPDGPMFAETVKNILKREEHWNAWKNEGCPPFKRPASEVGGDEPRKIRKPKRRIGDMIKDAQAIGKYHMGNPELTKLWNLCPNNLEACKSKDRDFLPSLETYFEDAIMELDPAAMVDDKYKKVNDGNFGWRALRLLARRSPHFFVHGNNPINKLPEYLEAMIKKIAKDRPQTQSDTKLETEETPPSESTDQEFNEDVLKQESEQVDAENADMKARKLNKVTPEMVAKLSESLKNDWKKLATKFGYTNDEIAFFQSKATPYEQCKTMLEIWAEEDEDASVENLAYILEGLKYTEALTILKS, encoded by the exons ATGGCGATGTTTGAAGCATTGAGGAAGGATTACAGT GATTATCTGCAGCAGCATTTCAAGCTGTCAGATGTCTCGTTGTTTCAAAAAAAGTGCATTGAACGTTATGCAAATGAGAGCGACAGAAAAGCAGCAGTTGATCAGGCACTTCGAGATACTCTGCTGGTTGTACTGATGGAAAATGCATCGGGTAATGTGCGTTCTCTTGAAACCTACATCACCTTCTGTATAGAGCTATGCAGGAAGGATCTCGCAACGGCGAGCATGCCAGTGATGCTACTAGGTGATATCTTCGACTCAATGACACTGGATAGATGCGAACAGTTATTTACTTTTGTGGAAAACAATGTCAATGTGTGGAAAGAAGAGCTGTTTTTTACtgcttgtaaaaataatttgttgagaATGTGCAACGACCTGCTAAGGAGATTATCACGTTCGCAGCAAACTGTATTTTGTGGTAGAATTCTGCTGTTCCTTGCAAAGTTCTTTCCCTTCTCCGAGAGGTCTGGTTTGAATATTGTCAGTGAATTTAATCTGGAAAATCACACGGAATTTGGCGTTGAAAAAGCAGAGGAGGATGATTTAGAGCAGATAACTAAAGATGATGATAAATTGGAAAGCAAGATACcaattgattataatttatatagaaagttCTGGGCTCTGCAAGATTTTTTCAGAAATCCAAATCAgtgttataataaaatgcacTGGAAGGTTTTTTCAGCT caTGCATCTAATGTGCTGTCAGCGTTTGCTTCTTTTAAATTGGAAGAGCAACGTAGTTATCCTACGACATGCATGAAGATGGATACTTCCACAGAAGGTTCCCACAAGGAAACGCactattttgcaaaatatttgaccaatcaaaaattattagagtTGCAGCTATCAGACTCCAATTTCAGACGATATGTATTGCTGCAATTTCTCATTCTTTTCCAGTATCTGAATAGCACTGTAAAATTCAAGGC CTTCCTTGCCAGTGGCTATGAGACAAG TGAGACACACGAGCTCAAGCCAGACCAAGTTGAGTGGGTGAAGACTACTACCGAACAAGTTTATACTCTACTGACTGAAACACCACCTGATGGTCCAATGTTCGCGGAGACAGTGAAAAACATCCTGAAACGCGAGGAGCATTGGAATGCATGGAAAAACGAGGGTTGCCCGCCATTTAAACGACCGGCATCAGAGGTTGGTGGTGACGAGCCGCGAAAAATAAGGAAGCCAAAACGACGTATTGGTGACATGATTAAAGATGCGCAAGCGATTGGCAAATATCACATGGGAAA tccAGAACTAACTAAATTATGGAACCTATGTCCAAACAATCTGGAGGCATGCAAATCTAAAGATAGAGATTTTCTCCCATCTTTAGAAACATATTTTGAAGACGCTATAATGGAATTGGATCCTGCTGCAATGGTCGATGATAAGTACAA gAAGGTTAACGATGGTAACTTTGGTTGGAGGGCGCTAAGGTTGTTAGCAAGGCGAAGCCCACACTTTTTTGTTCACGGCAATAATCCTATAAATAAATTGCCTGAATATCTCGAggcaatgataaaaaaaattgccaaGGATCGTCCA CAGACACAGTCTGATACAAAATTGGAAACCGAAGAGACACCACCATCTGAATCTACCGATCAAGAATTTAACGAGGACGTTTTGAAGCAGGAAAGTGAGCAGGTAGATGCCGAAAACGCTGACATGAAAGCTAGAAAGTTGAATAAAGTTACACCAGAAATGGTGGCAAAATTATCGGAGAGTTTGAAAAATGATTGGAAAAAATTAGCGACGAAATTTGGTTATACAAATGATGAG ATTGCGTTTTTCCAAAGCAAAGCAACTCCATATGAGCAATGTAAGACTATGCTTGAAATATGGGCGGAAGAGGACGAGGATGCATCTGTCGAGAATTTAGCTTATATTTTAGAAGGTTTAAAGTACACAGAGGCATTAACGATactaaaatcttaa
- the LOC105196856 gene encoding THO complex subunit 1 isoform X2, with protein sequence MAMFEALRKDYSDYLQQHFKLSDVSLFQKKCIERYANESDRKAAVDQALRDTLLVVLMENASGNVRSLETYITFCIELCRKDLATASMPVMLLGDIFDSMTLDRCEQLFTFVENNVNVWKEELFFTACKNNLLRMCNDLLRRLSRSQQTVFCGRILLFLAKFFPFSERSGLNIVSEFNLENHTEFGVEKAEEDDLEQITKDDDKLESKIPIDYNLYRKFWALQDFFRNPNQCYNKMHWKVFSAHASNVLSAFASFKLEEQRSYPTTCMKMDTSTEGSHKETHYFAKYLTNQKLLELQLSDSNFRRYVLLQFLILFQYLNSTVKFKAFLASGYETSETHELKPDQVEWVKTTTEQVYTLLTETPPDGPMFAETVKNILKREEHWNAWKNEGCPPFKRPASEVGGDEPRKIRKPKRRIGDMIKDAQAIGKYHMGNPELTKLWNLCPNNLEACKSKDRDFLPSLETYFEDAIMELDPAAMVDDKYKKVNDGNFGWRALRLLARRSPHFFVHGNNPINKLPEYLEAMIKKIAKDRPTQSDTKLETEETPPSESTDQEFNEDVLKQESEQVDAENADMKARKLNKVTPEMVAKLSESLKNDWKKLATKFGYTNDEIAFFQSKATPYEQCKTMLEIWAEEDEDASVENLAYILEGLKYTEALTILKS encoded by the exons ATGGCGATGTTTGAAGCATTGAGGAAGGATTACAGT GATTATCTGCAGCAGCATTTCAAGCTGTCAGATGTCTCGTTGTTTCAAAAAAAGTGCATTGAACGTTATGCAAATGAGAGCGACAGAAAAGCAGCAGTTGATCAGGCACTTCGAGATACTCTGCTGGTTGTACTGATGGAAAATGCATCGGGTAATGTGCGTTCTCTTGAAACCTACATCACCTTCTGTATAGAGCTATGCAGGAAGGATCTCGCAACGGCGAGCATGCCAGTGATGCTACTAGGTGATATCTTCGACTCAATGACACTGGATAGATGCGAACAGTTATTTACTTTTGTGGAAAACAATGTCAATGTGTGGAAAGAAGAGCTGTTTTTTACtgcttgtaaaaataatttgttgagaATGTGCAACGACCTGCTAAGGAGATTATCACGTTCGCAGCAAACTGTATTTTGTGGTAGAATTCTGCTGTTCCTTGCAAAGTTCTTTCCCTTCTCCGAGAGGTCTGGTTTGAATATTGTCAGTGAATTTAATCTGGAAAATCACACGGAATTTGGCGTTGAAAAAGCAGAGGAGGATGATTTAGAGCAGATAACTAAAGATGATGATAAATTGGAAAGCAAGATACcaattgattataatttatatagaaagttCTGGGCTCTGCAAGATTTTTTCAGAAATCCAAATCAgtgttataataaaatgcacTGGAAGGTTTTTTCAGCT caTGCATCTAATGTGCTGTCAGCGTTTGCTTCTTTTAAATTGGAAGAGCAACGTAGTTATCCTACGACATGCATGAAGATGGATACTTCCACAGAAGGTTCCCACAAGGAAACGCactattttgcaaaatatttgaccaatcaaaaattattagagtTGCAGCTATCAGACTCCAATTTCAGACGATATGTATTGCTGCAATTTCTCATTCTTTTCCAGTATCTGAATAGCACTGTAAAATTCAAGGC CTTCCTTGCCAGTGGCTATGAGACAAG TGAGACACACGAGCTCAAGCCAGACCAAGTTGAGTGGGTGAAGACTACTACCGAACAAGTTTATACTCTACTGACTGAAACACCACCTGATGGTCCAATGTTCGCGGAGACAGTGAAAAACATCCTGAAACGCGAGGAGCATTGGAATGCATGGAAAAACGAGGGTTGCCCGCCATTTAAACGACCGGCATCAGAGGTTGGTGGTGACGAGCCGCGAAAAATAAGGAAGCCAAAACGACGTATTGGTGACATGATTAAAGATGCGCAAGCGATTGGCAAATATCACATGGGAAA tccAGAACTAACTAAATTATGGAACCTATGTCCAAACAATCTGGAGGCATGCAAATCTAAAGATAGAGATTTTCTCCCATCTTTAGAAACATATTTTGAAGACGCTATAATGGAATTGGATCCTGCTGCAATGGTCGATGATAAGTACAA gAAGGTTAACGATGGTAACTTTGGTTGGAGGGCGCTAAGGTTGTTAGCAAGGCGAAGCCCACACTTTTTTGTTCACGGCAATAATCCTATAAATAAATTGCCTGAATATCTCGAggcaatgataaaaaaaattgccaaGGATCGTCCA ACACAGTCTGATACAAAATTGGAAACCGAAGAGACACCACCATCTGAATCTACCGATCAAGAATTTAACGAGGACGTTTTGAAGCAGGAAAGTGAGCAGGTAGATGCCGAAAACGCTGACATGAAAGCTAGAAAGTTGAATAAAGTTACACCAGAAATGGTGGCAAAATTATCGGAGAGTTTGAAAAATGATTGGAAAAAATTAGCGACGAAATTTGGTTATACAAATGATGAG ATTGCGTTTTTCCAAAGCAAAGCAACTCCATATGAGCAATGTAAGACTATGCTTGAAATATGGGCGGAAGAGGACGAGGATGCATCTGTCGAGAATTTAGCTTATATTTTAGAAGGTTTAAAGTACACAGAGGCATTAACGATactaaaatcttaa